From Fibrobacter sp. UWB4, one genomic window encodes:
- the thrC gene encoding threonine synthase: MSQFNAHFRNINGDDTYPLTDVIYRSKVDGSLLEVEHDRAALASRSPEEWKKLFAERRMSFKPEDMSGIWSKREMVLPDIPVEDIVTMREGWSPLFDAAPLAKELGIGSLKVKLCGNSHTGSFKDLGMTVLVSQVNHIIKKGIHPIDAVACASTGDTSAALSAYCAKAGIPSIVFLPAGKTSTAQLIQPISNGSIVLALDTDFDGCMKIVQEVTKDNRIYLANSMNSLRVEGQKTISPEICQELGWTVPDTVIIPGGNLGNVSALAKGFEDCKAMGLIDRIPRIIVAQAENANPFYQAYERGFDKLVPVQAKKTLASAIQIGNPVSYPKAVRAIQKTNGMVVSVSEEELANAAHRGDRIGLYCCPHTGVALGALEKLVAAGKIAKDENVVVISTAHGLKFTEFKVGYHEQKLENIASKYANPVFKAPAEIGAVMDILTKEMAARRR; the protein is encoded by the coding sequence ATGTCTCAGTTTAACGCTCATTTTAGAAACATCAACGGCGACGATACCTACCCGCTGACCGACGTCATTTACCGCAGCAAGGTGGACGGTAGCCTGCTCGAAGTCGAACACGACCGCGCAGCACTCGCAAGCCGCAGCCCGGAAGAATGGAAGAAGCTCTTTGCCGAACGCCGCATGAGCTTTAAGCCCGAAGACATGAGTGGTATTTGGAGCAAGCGCGAAATGGTGCTCCCGGATATTCCGGTCGAAGACATCGTCACCATGCGCGAAGGCTGGAGTCCGCTCTTTGACGCAGCCCCGCTCGCCAAGGAACTCGGCATCGGAAGCCTCAAGGTGAAACTCTGCGGCAACTCCCACACGGGTTCTTTCAAGGACCTCGGCATGACGGTTCTCGTAAGCCAGGTGAATCACATCATCAAGAAGGGAATCCACCCGATTGACGCCGTCGCTTGCGCCTCTACCGGTGACACTTCTGCAGCCCTCAGCGCCTACTGCGCTAAGGCCGGCATCCCTTCCATCGTGTTCCTCCCGGCCGGCAAGACCAGCACTGCACAGCTCATCCAGCCGATCTCTAACGGCAGCATCGTGCTCGCTCTCGACACCGACTTTGACGGTTGCATGAAGATCGTTCAGGAAGTCACGAAGGACAACCGCATTTATCTCGCCAACTCCATGAACAGCCTCCGCGTCGAAGGCCAGAAGACGATTTCTCCGGAAATCTGCCAGGAACTTGGCTGGACGGTGCCTGACACCGTAATCATCCCGGGCGGCAACCTCGGTAACGTAAGTGCACTCGCCAAGGGCTTCGAAGACTGCAAGGCTATGGGCCTCATCGACCGCATCCCGCGCATCATCGTCGCTCAGGCCGAAAACGCAAACCCGTTCTACCAGGCATACGAACGCGGCTTCGACAAGCTCGTGCCGGTTCAAGCCAAGAAAACTCTCGCATCTGCCATCCAGATCGGTAACCCGGTCAGCTACCCGAAGGCAGTCCGCGCTATCCAGAAGACAAACGGCATGGTCGTAAGCGTCTCTGAAGAAGAACTCGCCAACGCCGCCCACCGCGGCGACCGCATCGGTCTTTACTGCTGCCCGCATACGGGTGTCGCTCTCGGCGCTCTCGAAAAGCTCGTCGCTGCAGGCAAGATCGCAAAGGACGAAAACGTCGTTGTCATCAGCACGGCTCACGGCCTCAAGTTCACGGAATTCAAGGTCGGCTACCACGAACAGAAGCTCGAAAACATCGCAAGCAAGTACGCAAACCCGGTGTTCAAGGCTCCAGCCGAAATCGGTGCCGTCATGGACATCCTCACGAAGGAAATGGCAGCACGCCGTCGCTAA